A single region of the Oncorhynchus mykiss isolate Arlee unplaced genomic scaffold, USDA_OmykA_1.1 un_scaffold_276, whole genome shotgun sequence genome encodes:
- the LOC110536860 gene encoding uncharacterized protein LOC110536860: MDRLCVALITFFCAVSSSQDGISAAEVELRVRPGDNITLYCDCNITPGVYIIWYRNCSHKYQPPLVISIHDFYQDLQDIHNPFTGYNVVWNPSNNSYDLLIENITESDLGLYYCGTKDSQVVDDGGKGGIKHKQLYHYGNITTRISLDVGPPESSSSSPPPVDCGLCWMLLFSLCPVSALLSSLLSSTCVYFFCRTTAPTETQVPLNRTTTRGSDSSEQTTVREERDLCYASLDIRQGQRRPKKKKTTKNSDFSTYSAINTSRV, encoded by the exons ATGGACAGGCTGTGTGTCGCTCTGATTACATTCTTCT GTGCTGTTTCCTCCAGTCAGGATGGgatctctgcagcagaggtggaGCTGAGAgtcagaccaggagacaacaTCACTCTCTACTGTGACTGTAACATAACTCCTGGAGTTTACATTATCTGGTATAGGAACTGTTCTCACAAGTACCAGCCTCCTCTAGTTATTTCAATTCATGACTTTTACCAAGATCTTCAGGACATTCACAACCCTTTCACTGGATATAATgtggtatggaacccctctaacAACTCCTATGATCTACTGATTGAGAACATCACTGAATCTGACCTGGGACTCTACTACTGTGGGACTAAGGATAGCCAGGTAGTGGATGATGGAGGTAAAGGAGGAATTAAACATAAACAGTTGTACCACTATGGAAACATCACCACCAGGATTTCACTTG ATGTCGGTCCTCCtgagtcctcctcctcctcccctcctcctgtaGACTGTGGACTGTGTTGGATGTTGCTGTTCAGTCTGTGTCCTgtgtctgctctcctctcctctctcctctcctccacctgtgtCTACTTCTTCTGCAGAACCACAG CTCCAACTGAGACTCAGGTTCCTCTGAACAGGACGACCACCAGGGGAAGTGACAGCAGTGAGCAGACTACAGTCAGA gAGGAACGAGACTTGTGTTACGCCTCGTTGGATATCCGTCAGGGACAGAGGagaccaaagaagaagaagacaaccaagAACTCTGACTTCAGTACCTATtcagccatcaataccagcagagtgtga